The window CTGGGGTGCAGCGGCGCACCGCGGCGTACGTAGAGGCCGCCTATGCCCTGCGGACCGCTGATTTTGTGGGCAGTGAAGCTCATGTAATCCACCGGCAGCCCGAGCAGGTTGATCGGCAGCATGCCGAGGGCTTGTACAGCATCAACATGGAACAGGATTCCACGTTCAGCGGCCAATCTCCCAATCTCCTCAATCGGCTGTACCGTTCCAACCTCATTATTGCCAAACATCACACTGATCAGAACGGTATCTTCCCGCAGGGCTGCTTCAACATCTGCAACAGCAACTAACCCTGTGGAATCTACCGGCAGATAGGCGATGGAATAGCCCTGCCGTTCCAATTCCGCGCAGGTATGCAGAATTGCATGATGCTCAACAGCTGTAGTAATGATGTGCCTGCCTTTCTCTGCGGTGCCGGCGGCAGCGCCGAACAAGGCCAGATTATCGCTTTCCGTGCCTCCGCTGGTAAAGATCCATTCATCAGGCGCACAGCCTAAAAAGCCCGCGATAGAATCGCGCGCACCGTTAATAATCTTTTTGGCGGAACGTCCAAACTGATGTACACTGGACGCATTGCCGTATTCTCCGATCATTATATTGTACATAACCTTAGCCACCTCCGGATGAACCGGGGTTGAGGCGGCGTGGTCCAAATAGATGGGCTTCATGACTTGTTTCTCCGCTTCTTGAAATTGAATTTCAGTATTTTCTTACAGGACTACTCGATTATACTGCTGAACAGATTCTTTTACCACCAGGGAATAAACACAATATTGTAATATCTGTCAAGAGGCTGCACCTCTAATCCTCCGGCAGATATTCAGCTTATTTTCAGCTTCCCCTGATATACTGCCTCGGCGGGTACCCTGATTTCAGTGAAATCTAAATTCTTCCAGACGGGCTGCAAGCTCATCTTCGGAGATGACCTCAATGCCGTTTATCCGCAGCAGTGCGGCCGTAACGCCTTCTCCGTGAATTTTTCGGCCTGCGAATTCTCCGTTATAGATCATTGTACTTCCGCAGG of the Paenibacillus pedocola genome contains:
- a CDS encoding cysteine desulfurase family protein, which produces MKPIYLDHAASTPVHPEVAKVMYNIMIGEYGNASSVHQFGRSAKKIINGARDSIAGFLGCAPDEWIFTSGGTESDNLALFGAAAGTAEKGRHIITTAVEHHAILHTCAELERQGYSIAYLPVDSTGLVAVADVEAALREDTVLISVMFGNNEVGTVQPIEEIGRLAAERGILFHVDAVQALGMLPINLLGLPVDYMSFTAHKISGPQGIGGLYVRRGAPLHPRQHGGLQERGRRAGTESLAGAAGFAKAVELAVLGLTQRQDHALRLRTTLLQELDRRIGRDAYVINGNTQHFLPGILNVSFPGASTDVLLMNLDMEGIAAASGSACTSGSLEISHVLQAMKLPAELLHSAIRFSTGLGNTNEEMEYVAQKVETILKRLRK